From Cyclobacteriaceae bacterium, a single genomic window includes:
- a CDS encoding UDP-2,3-diacylglucosamine diphosphatase, protein MQEQAVTLPTSQKIYFASDFHLGVPNHEASLVREKKIVAWLEQVKKDAHSIYLLGDIFDFWFEYRQTIPKGFIRLQGKLAELRDAGIPIYFFTGNHDMWMFDYFPKEFGIPVYREPILLKAGNQKLIVGHGDGLGPGETGYKILKGFFNSKVCQWLFARIHPNLGMGIANFWSRQSRINNMKSEEHFKGEEKEFLLLWCKEQEQIAHHDFYVFGHRHIPLDLKVGENSRYVNIGEWVHGSTYGVYDGRNFELKTFQG, encoded by the coding sequence ATGCAAGAACAAGCAGTAACTCTTCCCACTTCTCAGAAAATCTACTTCGCCTCCGATTTCCACCTTGGCGTTCCCAATCACGAAGCCAGTCTTGTCCGTGAAAAGAAGATCGTCGCATGGCTGGAACAGGTAAAGAAAGATGCGCATTCCATCTATCTGTTGGGAGACATCTTTGACTTCTGGTTTGAATACCGGCAGACTATCCCAAAAGGATTTATAAGATTGCAGGGGAAGCTGGCGGAACTAAGAGATGCAGGAATCCCTATCTACTTCTTTACAGGAAATCACGATATGTGGATGTTCGACTACTTTCCTAAAGAGTTCGGCATACCGGTGTATCGTGAACCGATTCTCCTCAAAGCAGGAAATCAAAAACTTATCGTCGGCCACGGCGATGGATTAGGCCCAGGAGAGACAGGCTACAAGATTCTTAAAGGTTTTTTCAACAGTAAAGTGTGCCAGTGGCTGTTTGCCAGGATCCATCCAAATCTCGGCATGGGCATTGCTAATTTCTGGAGTAGGCAGAGCCGCATCAACAACATGAAATCCGAAGAACATTTTAAAGGTGAGGAAAAAGAGTTCCTGCTCCTGTGGTGCAAGGAACAGGAGCAGATCGCTCATCACGATTTTTATGTTTTCGGTCATCGTCATATTCCACTCGATCTGAAAGTGGGTGAGAACAGCCGATACGTCAATATCGGTGAGTGGGTGCATGGCTCAACCTACGGAGTATATGATGGTAGGAATTTTGAACTCAAAACTTTCCAGGGATGA
- a CDS encoding tetratricopeptide repeat-containing sensor histidine kinase: protein MATTYFLTRVAILNLVSVFFKMSKVAAILAIAFIAGTSVCAAPIKIDSLERILATHPVDSVSIDIYCQLSQKYLPSKPDTARKYADMALHLSQSKGYRHGEIVALNCIAEYEYRQGNYASAVEHSMRSLKFSEQSHDSVGMAMSNRALGLIYTFGFKQYDVALQYQLNALKIFERKKDKRNMASFYGNITWIYAGLNQNLTEAHRLALLGLELSKSLNDPQLVSYNYNSQGLIFLQEGQYDSALQNLQRSIQAGIEADDKAVVAYDKSIIGQVYLKQHRYKEAISKFNEAIDESRPLHILEILKDSYDGLAKGYEGISNYPLAYHNHMSYMHLRDSLLNWETTQKAMLTRLEFEGQNKIEELEFANEQEKKEQLIYEVLFGIVLAFFIAVVLLAARNNRQRKETNRLLQEKNQEIAEQNLKLKEANDIKDKFFSIISHDLRSPLSSLKGLLSLLAGNEINDQEFKSFAPKINQRLTGVSETLENLLHWSQSQMKGMSYNPTTIPVRVVTEKCLLLFLETAAEKKLTFSNDIPKDASVYADKNQTELIFRNLIHNAIKFTVNGGSISITSEITDDHVEIRVSDTGIGMSKEQVENLFDNVTARTTHGTDGEKGTGLGLLLCKEMAENNGGRLLVTSEAGKGSTFHVFLRKA, encoded by the coding sequence GTGGCAACAACATATTTCCTTACCCGCGTTGCCATTCTGAATTTAGTTTCTGTATTTTTCAAGATGTCTAAAGTTGCTGCCATCCTTGCGATAGCTTTTATCGCCGGTACATCCGTGTGCGCAGCACCTATAAAGATTGACAGCCTTGAGCGAATCCTTGCAACGCATCCTGTAGATTCCGTTTCCATTGACATCTACTGTCAGCTCTCACAAAAATACCTTCCCTCCAAGCCGGATACGGCCAGGAAATATGCAGACATGGCTCTCCACCTTTCCCAGTCCAAAGGATACAGGCACGGAGAAATTGTTGCTCTCAACTGTATTGCAGAATATGAATACCGCCAGGGGAATTATGCCAGTGCCGTTGAGCATAGCATGAGATCACTTAAGTTCAGCGAACAGTCGCACGACTCAGTGGGAATGGCCATGTCCAACCGCGCGCTGGGTCTCATCTATACTTTTGGCTTCAAGCAATATGATGTGGCACTTCAATATCAGCTCAATGCTCTCAAGATCTTCGAACGCAAAAAGGATAAAAGGAACATGGCCTCCTTTTACGGAAACATAACATGGATCTATGCCGGGCTCAATCAGAATTTAACAGAAGCTCACAGACTGGCATTGCTTGGACTTGAACTATCAAAGTCACTGAACGATCCACAGCTTGTAAGCTACAACTATAATTCACAGGGACTCATTTTTTTACAAGAAGGACAATATGACTCTGCTCTTCAGAATCTTCAACGATCCATACAGGCAGGGATCGAAGCCGATGATAAAGCGGTTGTCGCATACGACAAGAGCATCATCGGTCAGGTCTACCTGAAACAACATCGCTACAAAGAAGCCATCAGCAAGTTCAACGAGGCCATTGATGAAAGTCGCCCGTTGCACATTCTTGAAATATTGAAAGATTCATACGATGGACTTGCGAAAGGATATGAAGGCATCAGCAACTATCCTCTCGCCTATCACAACCACATGTCGTACATGCATCTGCGGGATTCATTGCTGAACTGGGAGACCACTCAAAAAGCAATGCTCACCCGACTTGAGTTTGAAGGACAGAATAAAATCGAAGAGCTTGAATTTGCCAACGAACAGGAGAAGAAAGAGCAGCTCATCTATGAAGTACTGTTTGGAATAGTCCTCGCCTTCTTCATTGCAGTGGTGCTTCTTGCCGCGAGGAATAACCGTCAGCGGAAAGAGACTAACCGATTGCTTCAGGAGAAGAATCAGGAGATCGCCGAACAAAATCTGAAGCTTAAAGAAGCTAATGATATCAAGGACAAGTTCTTCTCCATTATCAGTCACGATCTGAGAAGTCCGCTGTCGAGTCTAAAAGGTTTACTGAGTCTGCTGGCGGGAAATGAGATCAACGACCAGGAGTTTAAATCTTTTGCACCCAAGATCAACCAGCGACTCACTGGTGTAAGCGAGACCCTTGAAAATCTTTTGCACTGGTCGCAATCACAGATGAAGGGAATGTCCTACAACCCCACGACGATTCCGGTAAGGGTAGTGACAGAGAAATGCCTGTTATTGTTTCTGGAGACTGCCGCTGAGAAGAAGCTCACGTTCTCGAATGATATCCCAAAAGATGCCTCGGTCTATGCAGATAAGAATCAAACGGAGCTCATCTTCAGGAATCTCATCCACAATGCGATCAAATTTACTGTCAATGGTGGCTCGATCTCCATCACTTCTGAAATCACTGACGATCACGTGGAGATCCGCGTAAGCGACACCGGCATTGGAATGTCGAAAGAGCAGGTTGAAAATCTCTTCGACAATGTTACAGCCCGCACCACCCATGGCACCGATGGTGAAAAAGGAACCGGCCTCGGACTTCTTCTCTGCAAAGAGATGGCAGAAAATAATGGCGGCAGATTACTGGTGACAAGCGAAGCTGGAAAAGGAAGCACCTTTCATGTCTTCCTCCGCAAAGCCTGA
- a CDS encoding FtsX-like permease family protein, whose protein sequence is MLLTVTDIDYIQYDLKKKGIADDSLFDELVDDVCCDVELKMKGGVAFKKAYEEVVKKIDPREWTDLQNKVILSENYNTPLMLKNTLKMMLRNMQRHRTHAAINILGLSLGLACFIVITLYLKHELGYDKMFDKHESIYRITASSSVGGKVNHIPTSFPAFGPEVVERFGDVKNYTRIFNYKYTRMVPTFRYDDKIFYEDKVIFADSSFFDLFNFQFLEGNPAKALSHPNSVVMTETAARKYFGENSPLGKNVKFNNLTELEVTGVLKDLPSNTHLQFDFVIPMSAMGGSGVFRSPKVLEGYNVDWFWTYFTIDNPAQVAIVEAGLNKIATDRIPDFQKEYDAKFYLQPLDKIHLYSEFDYNTDISPNGDIKSFYIFISVGILVLIISAINFINLTMATASRRYKEIGIGKVLGALKSQLRMQFIFESIAVCMISLLIGFFMLQALLPLFSNLLGVSLTLTFQENIGLIGGIVLFTALVGVTAGAYPAFFVASFEPQRVLKGVWKPGEGGASFRKILVGAQISISIFLIIGTIVIYEQLQFIQNKSLGYDKDQVIMLTIRGTALVKSYHAFKENLLSQNSIVSVSSVSEPVGREVQFMDFTVEGQEKPQFVKILNVTHDFVKTMGLEIVKGRDYSREHSTDSISGFLVNEAFVKTYGWDEPVGKALDHTFRKVKEGTVIGVVKDFNFEPLQKQIDPIIIWFGSPNWYAAVKIQKGKTNEALAAIEAEWKKFESEKPVAFHFLDQSIDKVYEGEKRLSNVFMIFSLFSIFTAVLGLYGLISFIAEQRLAEIGIRKVMGASVNNILYLISREYVYLVVIAFVLSAPLTYLIVDRWLQSFAFRIPWNPVFFALGFILSGGIVITTVSLKALKAAQSNPVDTLKYE, encoded by the coding sequence ATGCTTCTCACCGTTACCGACATCGACTACATACAGTACGATCTCAAGAAGAAAGGGATCGCTGATGATAGCCTTTTCGACGAACTGGTAGACGACGTATGCTGTGACGTCGAGCTTAAAATGAAAGGCGGTGTCGCCTTCAAGAAAGCGTATGAAGAAGTTGTCAAAAAGATCGACCCCCGCGAATGGACCGATCTCCAGAATAAAGTGATCCTCTCTGAAAACTATAACACTCCACTCATGCTGAAGAACACGCTGAAAATGATGCTCCGCAATATGCAACGTCACAGAACGCATGCCGCCATCAATATCCTGGGACTTTCTTTAGGCCTTGCCTGCTTTATCGTCATCACTTTATACCTGAAGCATGAGCTTGGGTATGATAAGATGTTTGATAAACATGAATCGATCTATCGCATCACTGCTTCTTCATCCGTAGGAGGAAAGGTCAATCATATCCCCACTTCCTTTCCTGCGTTTGGACCCGAAGTCGTGGAGCGCTTCGGTGATGTGAAAAACTATACACGCATCTTTAACTACAAGTACACACGGATGGTGCCCACCTTCCGCTACGACGACAAGATCTTCTATGAAGACAAAGTGATCTTTGCAGACTCCAGCTTCTTTGATCTTTTTAACTTTCAGTTCCTGGAAGGTAATCCCGCAAAGGCATTAAGCCATCCCAACTCGGTGGTCATGACCGAGACAGCCGCAAGAAAGTATTTCGGTGAGAATAGTCCCCTGGGTAAGAATGTAAAGTTCAACAACCTCACCGAACTCGAAGTCACCGGCGTATTAAAAGATCTTCCATCCAATACTCATCTTCAGTTTGACTTTGTGATCCCCATGTCTGCCATGGGTGGATCGGGTGTATTCAGAAGTCCCAAAGTGCTGGAAGGTTATAATGTTGACTGGTTCTGGACTTATTTCACGATCGACAACCCGGCACAGGTGGCAATAGTGGAGGCGGGTCTCAACAAGATCGCCACCGACAGGATACCGGACTTTCAAAAAGAATACGACGCTAAATTTTATCTCCAGCCGCTCGACAAGATCCACTTGTATTCTGAGTTTGACTACAACACCGACATTAGTCCCAACGGTGATATCAAAAGCTTTTACATATTCATTTCAGTAGGCATCCTCGTGCTGATCATATCCGCGATCAACTTCATCAACCTCACCATGGCAACGGCCTCCCGCCGATACAAGGAGATCGGTATCGGCAAAGTGCTGGGTGCACTCAAGTCACAACTGCGCATGCAATTCATTTTTGAATCGATCGCGGTTTGCATGATATCGTTGCTCATTGGATTCTTTATGCTGCAGGCATTGCTTCCATTGTTCAGCAACCTGCTGGGAGTTTCACTCACTCTTACTTTTCAGGAAAACATCGGGCTGATCGGCGGCATTGTTTTATTCACAGCACTGGTCGGAGTGACTGCCGGAGCATATCCCGCATTCTTTGTTGCATCGTTTGAACCGCAGCGTGTACTTAAAGGTGTGTGGAAGCCGGGCGAAGGCGGAGCAAGCTTCAGAAAAATTCTCGTGGGTGCACAGATCAGCATCTCGATCTTTCTGATCATCGGCACCATTGTGATCTATGAGCAACTGCAATTCATACAAAACAAATCCCTGGGTTACGACAAAGACCAGGTGATCATGTTGACCATTCGCGGGACAGCGCTGGTCAAATCATACCATGCCTTTAAAGAAAACCTGCTGTCTCAGAATTCTATCGTCAGTGTTTCATCAGTGTCAGAACCGGTAGGACGCGAGGTACAGTTTATGGATTTCACAGTGGAAGGTCAGGAGAAGCCGCAGTTTGTAAAGATCCTGAATGTGACACACGACTTTGTAAAAACAATGGGACTGGAGATCGTCAAGGGGAGAGACTATTCACGCGAGCATTCCACCGATTCTATTTCAGGTTTTTTAGTCAACGAAGCATTTGTAAAAACCTATGGATGGGATGAGCCTGTTGGGAAAGCACTGGATCACACATTCCGCAAGGTAAAAGAGGGAACCGTGATAGGAGTGGTGAAAGACTTCAACTTTGAGCCGCTCCAAAAGCAGATTGATCCGATCATCATCTGGTTCGGTTCTCCAAACTGGTATGCGGCAGTGAAGATCCAGAAAGGAAAAACAAACGAAGCACTGGCTGCCATAGAAGCAGAGTGGAAGAAGTTTGAATCAGAGAAACCTGTTGCGTTTCACTTCCTTGACCAGTCGATCGATAAGGTCTATGAGGGAGAGAAGCGACTGAGCAATGTGTTCATGATCTTCTCATTGTTTTCAATCTTCACGGCCGTGCTGGGATTGTATGGACTGATATCTTTTATTGCTGAGCAACGCCTGGCAGAGATCGGTATCCGTAAAGTAATGGGTGCTTCAGTGAATAATATCCTTTACCTGATCTCACGGGAATATGTTTACCTCGTGGTCATAGCATTTGTGTTGTCAGCACCGCTTACTTATCTCATCGTTGATCGCTGGCTGCAGAGCTTTGCATTCCGTATTCCATGGAACCCGGTATTCTTTGCATTGGGATTTATCCTTAGCGGAGGAATTGTAATAACGACGGTGTCATTGAAGGCACTGAAAGCCGCGCAGTCCAATCCGGTGGATACTCTAAAATACGAATGA
- a CDS encoding PadR family transcriptional regulator, protein MASKELIKGTLRIIILRLLSENKRMYGYEMTQRVKELSGNEIELTFGAIYPTLHKLEAEGLLTTKTVIIDSRARKYYSLTSEGNKTASTELKSYFDFAKAMNLVLKF, encoded by the coding sequence ATGGCTTCAAAAGAATTGATCAAAGGCACACTCCGCATCATCATCCTCAGGCTCCTGTCCGAAAACAAGCGCATGTATGGATATGAAATGACCCAACGTGTGAAAGAGCTTTCAGGCAATGAGATCGAGCTCACCTTCGGCGCCATCTATCCAACCCTGCACAAGCTCGAGGCGGAAGGTCTCCTCACCACCAAAACAGTGATCATCGACAGTCGCGCCCGCAAATATTATTCTCTCACCTCTGAGGGTAACAAGACAGCGTCCACCGAACTGAAAAGCTATTTTGATTTTGCGAAAGCCATGAACCTGGTATTGAAATTTTAA
- a CDS encoding SDR family oxidoreductase, translating to MKTDQKFRHDASTTARKQRRIQDVIDVVDKKVKPKESTKAMQAGARKYPEPPFSGKHLTKPGRESALIDEPLYDAPFYKGSDKLKDKVAIITGGDSGIGRSVAILFAREGADIAILYLNEHGDAKDTQKAVEKEGRKCMIISGDVSDVAFCKHAVQSIVKEFETIDVLVNNAAFQLHVPELKYLSEEHFDLTMKTNLYGYFHMIQASIEFMKPGSSIINTGSVTGLMGNKNLLDYSLTKGGIHALTRSLGTHLIEKGIRVNAVAPGPVWTPLNPADKKKKNIKKFGKDTPMKRPAQPEEIAPAYVFLASPQCSSYITGEILPIIGGYGGG from the coding sequence ATGAAAACCGATCAGAAATTCCGCCACGACGCATCCACAACCGCCCGCAAGCAACGCAGGATCCAGGATGTAATTGATGTTGTCGACAAGAAAGTAAAACCCAAAGAATCCACGAAAGCCATGCAGGCGGGAGCGCGGAAATATCCGGAGCCGCCCTTTTCAGGAAAACATCTTACCAAGCCGGGAAGGGAAAGTGCGCTGATCGATGAGCCTCTGTACGATGCACCTTTTTATAAAGGATCGGATAAACTGAAAGACAAGGTTGCCATTATCACGGGTGGAGATTCGGGAATCGGAAGATCGGTGGCGATACTCTTTGCGCGTGAAGGAGCCGACATTGCCATCCTCTATCTGAATGAACATGGTGATGCAAAGGACACGCAAAAGGCGGTGGAGAAAGAAGGAAGGAAATGTATGATCATCTCCGGGGATGTTTCAGACGTCGCTTTCTGTAAACATGCGGTTCAATCCATTGTGAAAGAATTCGAAACCATTGATGTGCTGGTCAACAATGCTGCCTTTCAGCTTCATGTACCTGAACTAAAATATCTTTCAGAAGAACATTTCGACCTGACGATGAAAACAAATCTTTACGGATACTTTCATATGATCCAGGCATCCATTGAATTTATGAAGCCCGGAAGCAGCATCATTAACACCGGATCGGTCACAGGACTGATGGGAAACAAGAATCTGCTGGATTACTCATTAACAAAAGGAGGCATTCATGCTTTGACACGTTCACTGGGAACACATCTCATCGAAAAAGGAATACGTGTGAATGCTGTGGCACCGGGACCGGTATGGACACCTCTCAACCCTGCAGACAAAAAGAAGAAGAATATCAAGAAGTTCGGTAAGGATACTCCTATGAAAAGACCTGCACAGCCGGAAGAAATTGCGCCTGCGTATGTGTTCCTGGCTTCACCACAATGCTCCAGTTATATTACCGGAGAGATCCTGCCGATCATCGGAGGTTATGGCGGTGGATAA
- a CDS encoding CHAT domain-containing protein: MRVLSALFLCLTTFNVLSQSTALADFNKLYPVAEEALRSKDYPKAEELFLKARDAASKAFGPNSAQLRNVYWSLAYVYKDSNQPAKTESSYNDALKVHHTLKSTGDDSKDFVSFTEEIAKYFGDQKKLTTSIRLYKMAAAERERHKFFEGWNYYWDLKHTLDYLYELGKKDSLDYYFEKITNVLPVTEPAYVSHITDWAWFSISQKAQNNFDRIEKYCEEYLNIKSQKNEKDAYYARCLIVYGRLLAERGQTQRGLKSLAEARVVLEPIKDANKIVYLKGLYYQAEAYNAQKKYDAVADKLFSDYEKINEQWASVDPRTYDDGQMELLNYNYWKGNYPKAEALVRKSIVAFEKQYGKDDKDYKLLNLFLAGILEKQGKMEESQKIVKSFSAKDESDVIEALGLNESMGEAEELGRYLKNSEYVKAIRLFEKSAGMIASAFIKKNDYSALVDINLGMAYCYREIGNFSSAEVILLEADKIAHEKLGRTHPSTILATWNKGEFYQTVGSLGLAKGYYDEALDILDEIRTDANKKENDEQYYNILSRVAGIYQAWGDFKTAEKLYYKVLGYKETVFGYGSLEYVTTDKVLADMYHAMKLFPLAEKIYDQVEPEIKKSGDEATYISLLSSMAINYQVRANYAKAEPLFLKVKDFYARTYGMKSERYAAILSDLAVFYYHSNQWEKSIAAFRELNQLSIYKVDNFFASLSEREKTAFYSSIQKAFNKYNSFVIHYADKNPSEMGEFYNLQLMTKGLLFRSTNKVRETILASKDDSLKALYNRWLMRKDVLSKVYQMGDDEKKAAGINEKLMEASVNELEKSLTKRSEQFTSLLPARPDWKQIQKKLKPGEAAVEIVRLYDARPVYEFDYIGKGFQYDSVENDFYNVDIVLSSRTPAHRAGIKEGDQLMEINGQTTKGKTVEQIGDLISANPAKLKLKRKGTSTVYNVELKSDSVFNFTYNNPVIYAALILTPETINNPQWVLLNNGDQLEKRYLPYYRNAIKSKLEDQYSYNMFWKPIREKLKSATTIYFSPDGVYNSINLNTLYNTETGNYLLDEMKIKLVGNTSDLLKEAPVATASQIVLVGFPDYNASGTAAANSNLTSLMDFKVLKSDTSQRFMSGSVVSELPGTQAEINGIEKVFLSKKSPVSKWMSRQASEENLKSLHSPKVLHIATHGFFMDDAATSGNERGITGMSGSMLRSNALFRSGLLLAGAGKTISTGKENAQSEDGILTAYEAMNLDLQKTELVVLSACETGLGQVKAGEGVYGLQRAFRSAGAQSVLMSLWKVDDQATQELMTNFYQQWQNGGSRSDSFTSAMTKLRTTFKHPYYWGAFVMIGN; the protein is encoded by the coding sequence ATGCGTGTCTTATCAGCTCTCTTCCTTTGTCTTACAACATTCAATGTTCTATCTCAAAGTACAGCGCTCGCTGACTTCAATAAGCTTTATCCTGTAGCGGAGGAAGCGCTGAGATCGAAAGACTATCCCAAAGCCGAAGAACTTTTCCTGAAAGCCAGGGATGCAGCTTCCAAAGCCTTCGGACCTAACTCTGCACAGCTGCGGAATGTCTACTGGTCGCTTGCCTACGTTTATAAAGACAGTAATCAACCTGCAAAAACAGAATCATCTTACAATGATGCGTTGAAAGTGCATCATACTCTTAAATCTACCGGCGACGATTCAAAAGACTTTGTAAGCTTCACGGAAGAGATAGCCAAGTATTTTGGCGATCAGAAAAAGTTAACGACCTCTATCAGACTTTATAAAATGGCTGCCGCAGAACGCGAGCGGCATAAATTTTTTGAAGGCTGGAATTACTATTGGGATCTGAAGCATACTCTTGATTATTTGTATGAGCTCGGAAAGAAAGATTCACTTGATTATTACTTTGAAAAAATAACCAATGTCCTTCCGGTAACGGAACCTGCATATGTTTCTCATATCACCGACTGGGCATGGTTCTCCATCAGCCAAAAGGCACAGAATAATTTTGATCGCATTGAAAAGTATTGTGAAGAGTATCTCAATATCAAGAGTCAGAAAAATGAAAAGGATGCATACTATGCGCGCTGTCTGATTGTTTACGGACGCTTACTTGCAGAACGCGGTCAGACACAGCGGGGTCTGAAAAGCCTTGCAGAAGCACGCGTTGTGCTGGAGCCAATAAAAGATGCCAATAAAATCGTCTACCTGAAAGGTCTTTACTATCAGGCTGAAGCTTACAATGCACAGAAGAAGTATGATGCTGTTGCGGATAAGCTCTTTTCAGATTACGAAAAGATAAATGAGCAATGGGCAAGTGTGGATCCACGAACCTATGATGATGGCCAGATGGAACTCCTCAATTATAATTACTGGAAAGGAAATTATCCGAAAGCGGAAGCCCTGGTAAGAAAATCCATTGTTGCCTTTGAGAAGCAGTACGGAAAGGATGACAAGGATTACAAGCTGCTGAATCTTTTCCTTGCGGGAATCCTGGAGAAGCAGGGGAAGATGGAAGAATCACAGAAGATTGTAAAATCTTTTTCTGCAAAAGATGAAAGCGATGTGATCGAAGCATTGGGACTGAATGAGTCAATGGGTGAAGCAGAAGAGTTGGGGCGGTATCTTAAAAACTCGGAGTATGTAAAGGCTATCAGATTATTTGAGAAGAGTGCGGGAATGATCGCTTCCGCGTTTATCAAAAAGAACGATTATTCCGCTCTGGTGGATATTAATCTTGGAATGGCATATTGTTATCGCGAGATCGGAAATTTTTCCAGTGCAGAAGTGATCCTGCTGGAAGCTGATAAAATTGCTCATGAAAAACTCGGACGCACTCATCCATCTACCATTCTTGCTACCTGGAATAAAGGTGAATTCTATCAAACCGTTGGTTCGCTGGGTCTTGCCAAAGGCTATTATGATGAAGCTCTTGATATACTGGATGAAATAAGAACAGATGCGAACAAGAAAGAAAATGATGAACAGTATTATAACATACTTTCGCGAGTAGCCGGTATTTATCAAGCCTGGGGTGATTTCAAAACAGCAGAGAAGCTTTACTATAAAGTGCTGGGATATAAAGAGACTGTCTTCGGCTACGGAAGTCTTGAGTATGTCACTACCGACAAGGTGCTCGCGGATATGTATCATGCCATGAAACTTTTCCCGCTGGCAGAGAAAATCTATGATCAGGTGGAGCCTGAGATTAAAAAGTCAGGAGATGAAGCAACCTACATTAGTTTGCTCAGCAGCATGGCGATCAACTACCAGGTGCGGGCTAATTATGCCAAAGCAGAACCGTTGTTTCTAAAAGTTAAGGATTTCTATGCAAGAACGTATGGCATGAAGAGCGAGCGATACGCCGCGATCCTTTCTGACCTTGCCGTATTCTACTATCATTCCAATCAATGGGAAAAATCAATTGCTGCTTTTCGCGAACTGAATCAATTGTCAATCTATAAAGTCGACAACTTTTTTGCTTCCCTGTCGGAGCGTGAGAAGACGGCATTTTATTCAAGTATTCAAAAGGCGTTCAACAAGTACAACTCTTTTGTCATTCACTATGCCGACAAGAACCCGTCAGAAATGGGTGAGTTCTATAATCTTCAGCTGATGACGAAAGGATTGCTTTTCCGATCTACCAATAAAGTAAGGGAGACCATCCTGGCCAGCAAGGATGATAGTCTGAAGGCACTGTATAATCGTTGGCTCATGAGAAAAGATGTGCTTTCAAAGGTGTATCAAATGGGAGATGATGAAAAGAAAGCAGCGGGCATCAATGAAAAATTAATGGAGGCAAGTGTGAATGAACTTGAAAAGAGTCTCACAAAAAGATCCGAGCAGTTCACAAGCTTGCTGCCGGCACGTCCCGACTGGAAACAGATCCAAAAGAAGCTTAAGCCGGGAGAGGCGGCGGTGGAAATTGTAAGGCTCTATGATGCACGACCTGTCTACGAATTCGATTATATCGGCAAGGGATTCCAGTATGATTCTGTTGAAAATGATTTTTATAATGTAGATATAGTATTATCAAGTCGTACGCCTGCTCATCGTGCCGGAATTAAAGAAGGTGATCAGCTCATGGAGATCAATGGACAGACCACGAAAGGTAAAACCGTTGAACAGATTGGTGATCTGATCAGTGCGAATCCGGCAAAGCTGAAATTGAAAAGGAAAGGAACATCTACAGTGTATAATGTAGAGCTCAAATCAGATTCAGTTTTCAACTTCACATACAACAATCCTGTAATCTATGCTGCCTTGATACTGACACCGGAGACGATCAATAACCCTCAATGGGTATTGCTCAATAATGGCGACCAGTTGGAGAAGAGGTATCTGCCATATTATAGAAATGCGATCAAATCAAAACTCGAGGATCAGTATTCTTATAACATGTTCTGGAAACCGATTCGTGAGAAGCTGAAGTCCGCAACGACAATTTATTTCTCCCCGGATGGAGTCTATAACTCAATCAATCTCAATACACTTTACAATACAGAGACGGGAAATTATCTGTTGGATGAAATGAAGATCAAGCTGGTGGGCAATACTTCTGATCTGCTGAAAGAGGCTCCGGTGGCTACAGCGTCACAGATTGTTCTTGTTGGTTTCCCTGATTACAATGCTTCAGGAACTGCGGCTGCCAATTCAAACCTGACTTCCCTTATGGATTTCAAAGTGCTGAAGAGTGACACCAGCCAGCGGTTCATGAGTGGATCGGTTGTATCAGAGTTACCGGGCACGCAGGCGGAGATCAATGGCATTGAGAAAGTTTTTCTGAGTAAAAAATCTCCGGTGAGCAAGTGGATGTCAAGGCAGGCCTCTGAAGAAAATCTGAAGAGCCTTCATTCACCAAAGGTCTTGCACATTGCAACGCATGGGTTCTTTATGGATGATGCAGCAACATCCGGAAATGAAAGAGGCATTACAGGGATGTCAGGATCGATGCTCAGGAGCAATGCATTGTTTCGTTCCGGATTATTACTTGCGGGTGCGGGGAAAACAATTTCAACAGGAAAGGAGAATGCTCAATCCGAAGATGGAATTCTGACAGCCTATGAAGCGATGAACCTGGACCTGCAGAAAACAGAATTGGTGGTGTTGTCTGCCTGTGAGACGGGACTGGGCCAGGTGAAAGCTGGTGAAGGAGTGTATGGATTACAGCGCGCCTTTCGTTCGGCAGGAGCACAAAGTGTGTTGATGTCTTTATGGAAAGTGGACGATCAGGCGACACAGGAACTGATGACAAATTTTTATCAGCAATGGCAGAATGGAGGTTCACGATCTGATTCATTCACCAGTGCGATGACAAAGCTGCGCACCACATTCAAGCATCCATATTATTGGGGGGCATTTGTAATGATTGGTAACTAG